TGGGATCACATCGTGCTGAAGAATAAATCTGAGCCCGAGGTCAAAAAACAGATTGAAACGGTACAAAAAGCTGTTAAGGACATTACAGGCCAAGCCCCCGTCTTCTTCCGCCCCCCTCATGGTGCAGGCGGGGACGTAGGTCGCAAGGTCGCTAAGGAAAACGGTCTCCTATACATGACATGGTCCGTCGGTTCTCTGGACTGGACAATGAAAAAGAATCAGCCTAATAAAACGGAGGCACTTCTCAAAAATGTAACAGAACAACTTCATCCAGGCAGCAATATCTTGATGCACGAACTGCCATGGACAGCTGAGGCGCTGGACAGTCTATTGACGCGCCTTGAGCAAAAGGGTTACCAATTTGTCGATCCGCAAGGGATTGAGGTTCCTGCTAGCTAGTAGACACTTGCGTATACTCCGGATTAACTATAGATGATGCAATAAAGGCCTCCATTCTCCGTTATTCATGTGGAGATGGAGGCTTTTTCGCCGTATCATTACGCGCCTTGACCTAAGCACAGACGTCCATAATAACTTTATATTACCAAAGCATTTCACTGATGGGTGGTGCACCCTTGACGCCCCACCACAGTAATGCTGCAGTAATCAGCACAAAAAGAGTGCTCAAAAAATTTAAAAACCACTTGCTTACCCGAATACGGCGGGACGGAAACATTTCTGCCCGCGTTCGGTACTCACTGGCAGGAGTGTCACCCTCCATCGTCACAGCAACTTCTGGTGCAGCGGCAACGTGAGCCAATTCTGGCACGGGCCGTGAAGCACGGGAGCGAACTGGTTTAGATTTTGACCTGTCCTCTTCCTTGCCTTTGCGACCATTTCGACGGCTACCATAGGTCTGCACTCTGCTAAGTTCCTGATTCATTCTTCATACCTCCGAAAACGTAACGCTAAACCAGATATAAGGTCAATCACAAAATGACAAATGATCGGTGCCCACAGACTACCGGTCTGCACATATATGTAGCCCAATCCATAACTGCTAAGAAAAACCCAGCCAGTGGGAATCCAATGCCGTAAATATCGGATATGAATCACCGCAAATAAAATGCTTGTCCAATAAGGACCAAAGCTGTACTGAATCGCACCTCTGAACAAGAGTTCCTCACAGATAGAAACGATAGCTGCTATACAAATAATATGCCAAACCGGACGATTTTGAAATAGCATTTGGTTAATACCACCGTCATCCATAGCATCCTCAGGCATAATCCGGGATAGCAACAGATCCACAAGTAACATAGCGGCGGCCAATCCCAATCCCCACCATAAGACGTGCAGAGTGTTCGGCAATGCAAATAGTTCTAACAAATTTCTTTTCTGAAAAAATATCCAGATTGAGCCAATCAGCAGGGTCAGCCCCTGAGTTAGATACAAATTGTAAAGCAGCAAGCGGTCGTTCAATTCATGAATTTGCGCTCTTTTCCATTTCACTTTAAGCTTTTTCATAGTTAGTTAGTCCTCTGCATAGTCTTCTTTAGCATCATAGCCAAAAAGTCGGGCGGATTCAAGAAGACTTAAATCTTAATTTTCCGCATTCTGTAGCTATATATCTAGCCTGCTATCCTCACATGTCGCATGTCCTATTGACATGCCCATGTAAGCCATGATACATTATGAAAAAATTATTAGCGACAACAACAATGATGGAGAAAAGGTATTGATTTCGTCCTCAGAGAACCGGTGCTTGGGTGGAAGCCGGTGACGAAGTAACTACTTTCAGCGCTCCTGAGTTATTGCACCGAGGTCTGGGGAATATTTCCCGGCATTAGATGCAATCGGCAGAAAACCGTTATCCTTTCGGTCATTTTATGACCGCTGAAGGCAGTCCATTGCGAAATGGCTGCGAATTAGGGTGGTACCACGATAACTCTCGTCCCTTACTATGGAGATAGTATGTGATTCGGGGGTTTTTTTGATGCCCGAAAACCGCAAAGCGTCTCCGCATAAGACTTTTGGTCGTTAGTTTGGTGCATAATGCTATTCCATCCCTTTTCTGCGTCAATGCGTTATCACACTAGTATTTCACACCGCTCTCCTGTACTTTTAGAAGCATTTCAAGTTTTTTCATGTTCTTTATGGAATGTATTTCAGTTTGAAGTGCATCCTGTCCATAAAAGAAGTTAACTTTGAGGAGGAAACCAAATGTTTAAAGTGTTAGTATCCGATCCAATCAGTGACCTGGGCATCCAGCAACTGATGGATGCAGACGATGTCACGGTGGACAAGAACACAGGTCTCAGCGAGGATGAATTGGTTCAAATTATTGGTGACTATGACGCATTACTCGTTCGAAGCCAAACTCGGGTAACCGAACGCATCATGACGGCAGGTAAGAACCTCAAGGTTGTAGGGCGAGCTGGGGTCGGAGTGGATAACATCGACCTCGAAGCAGCAACACAACGCGGGATTATCGTTATTAACGCTCCTGACGGCAACACGATTACGACATGTGAGCACACTTTTGCGATGATGATGGCTCTAGCACGTCATATTCCACAGGCATATGCCAAAACCATTGGCGGTACATGGGATCGTAAAACATTCCTCGGTGTCGAACTGCGTAACAAAACACTTGGAGTCCTCGGCATGGGACGTATCGGCAGTGAGGTGGCTAAACGTGCCAAAGCATTTGGCATGAGTATCCTCGGCTATGATCCATTTCTAACGGAAGAACGCGCTGAGAAGCTGGGCATTAAGCTTGCGAGCGTGGATGAAATTATCCGCAACGCAGATTTTATGACCGTACACACACCATTAACACCGGAAACGAAACATATGATTGCTCGTCCACAGTTTGAAGTGATGAAAAAAGGAATGCGCATTATCAACTGTGCCCGGGGCGGAGTTATCGATGAAATGGCTCTTGTTGAAGCCATTGATGAAGGTATCGTTGCCGGTGCAGCTTTTGACGTATTCGAGTCAGAGCCGCCAGCACAGGACCACCCATTCCTGAGCCACCCGAAAATTATCGTTACACCACATCTGGGTGCCTCGACTGTCGAAGCTCAGGAGAATGTAGCTATCGACGTGTCCGAGCAAGTGCTGCATATTTTGCGTGATGAGCCTTTTAAAAATGCGGTCAACATGCCTCCAGTACCATCCAACGTCATGACGCAATTGCAGCCATATTTCTCGCTTGGAGAGAAGCTGGGCAGCTTTGCCGCTCAGATCACGAATCAGGCTGTACGTGAAATTCAGGTAGATTACGCTGGCGATTTGTCCTCTGTGGATACACAGCCGCTGACACGGTATATTTTGAAAGGCGTACTTAGCCGTCATCTGGGCAGCGATGTGAACATTGTAAACTCTGTACATCTGGCCAAAACACGTGACATCCATCTTGTCGTATCTCAGGCGCCCGCCACCAAGGGTTTTACCAACCTGATTACCGTTACACTCAAAACGCAGAGCGGCGAAGAGCAACGTGTATCTGGCACCCTGCTGGCAGGCTATGGCGAACGTATTGTTCGGTTGAACCAGTTCCCAGTAGACGTGGCACCGGAAGCTCATTTCCTGCTCATCTCGCACAATGATAAACCAGGCATTATCGGTCGTGTCGGCACCTTGCTTGGGGAGAACGGCGTCAATATCGCTTCCATGCAAGTAGGGCGTAAAATTGTCGGCGGAGAAGCCATCATGATCCTGACTGTCGATAAAGCCGTGCCGAAAGACGTACTGATTCAACTCGTTGGTTTGCCAGAACTAAATACTGCCCAAGAAGTAGTGCTAGATTAGTTCCAGACCCTATTGAGAAGACCATGGTTTTATAATAAAGAGAGGCGCCTGGCTACCCAGGCGTCTTTTTCTTATACCGAGTTATCTATCATGTGAGTAATCATTTTGAAACAGGATGTTCCACGTTGAACAAGATAAATGTTGATTTTTCAACAAAAAGCACCCTCTTCCGAGGATGCCTGCAAACTGGGGGATATCAGATTGGGCTTATAAGCCTGTTACAGACCCAGCTTAGTTTTGCTGGAGATGGGCAGCAAAATAGTAAATTCCGTCCCTTCCCCCAATACGCTGGCAGCAGAGACAGAGCCTCCGTGAGCCTCTACAATATTCTTGACAATAGCAAGCCCCAAGCCAGTCCCTTTATCCTCACCACGTACTCTGGCTTTATCTGCCTTGTAAAAGCGGTCGAAAATATAAGGTAGATCCTCGCTGGCAATGCCTACACCTTCATCCTTAATCCGAATACGGATTAACTCATGCCGTTCTCCCAAAATTCGATCCGCCGCAATAGTAACCTTTTTCCCACCGGGTGTGTGTCTAAATGCATTATCCAGCAAATTGGTCAATACCTGTTCCAATCGGTCTTCATCTGCCTCAGGCAGCAGCAAACGTTGGCCATGCTCATGGTAATCGAGTGTCAGTCCCTGTTCCTTTGATCGTACCGTAAATTTACGGTGAACACGCTCGATCAACTCGTTCACATCCACTTCCTGTCGGTGCATGTCTGTATGACCAGCCTCCATTCGGGCCAGATCAAGCAGATCCTTGACTAACCTTCCCATGCGTAATGACTCATCATGGATGACCTGCACCAGTTCATCGGATTCTTCTGGTGAACCCGCCATACCATCCAGCAACGCCTCACTGTAGCCCTGCATCATAGATAAAGGTGTACGAATTTCATGAGATACGTTGGCCACAAAATCGCTCCGCATCTTCTCTAGCTTCACTTCTTCCGTAATATCTCTAAGCACAGCTACTGCACCGCGGATTGCATTATCCGTATACAGAGGCGCCATCTGCACCGACCAGGAGCCCTTCTTGACATGGATATAGTCTCCGACATCCTCTCCCCTGTCCATAACGGTATGGAACAGAGACTGCAAAGGCTCAGGTACAGAAGCTCCAAACTCCTCCAGATCACGTTCCTGCCACTCCAGCTTTTCCCAGATATTCAGCAAACTTTGTGCCGGCGGATTCGTCAAGATGATTTGTCCGCTTCTGTCGAAGGTGATTACTGCATCAGACATGCTTCGCAGTACGCTGGATAAATGGTTTTTCTCCTCATTCAGACTGCGGATCGTTGCTTCCAGTTCCGTAGACATATGATTAAAAGTTTTCGCCAGTTCTCCAATTTCATCACTGGTCACCAGCGAAAGCCGAGTATCATACCTTCCTTCACGAATGGCATTCGCCGCCTGAATCAACAGCTGCATAGGCTGTGTGATTTTAGTAAAAAGAAATAGGGCAAAAAAGGTCGTCAATAAAAATCCGACTATACATGTATAGGTGAACAAATGCTTGATTTCCGTCGATTCATACGCCGCAAAATTTCTGTTGATGTACGGCAATAAAAAAAGCCCTAGAAAAATAAGCACAGAGCCTACAAGGCAAATGATGGTGATCCACAGCTTGCCTACCAGCGATCTCCAGAAGTTCACGTTATTTTGGAACCTCCAGCTTATAACCTACGCCCCACACGGTCGTAATCATAGCGGCTGCCTCTGGCGATACCTTATTCAGCTTTTCACGAAGCCGTTTCACATGCGTATCCACAGTGCGCAGGTCACCAAAAAATTCGTAATTCCAAACGTCTTTCAGCAGTTCTTCGCGTGAGAAGACTTTATCTGGTGACACCGCCAAATAATGCAACAGCTCGTACTCTTTAGGCGTGAGACTGATTTCAATCCCACCCGCAGTTACCCGGTGCGCATCATGCTCAATGATAAGATTCGGAAAAACAATACTATTGCTGGGTACCGCCTCTTTCGTTAAAAAGGCAGTTTCCGACGAACGGCGTAAAATCGCCTTCACCCGGTAAATGACTTCTCGCGGGCTAAAGGGCTTAACCACATAATCATCAGCTCCGACTTCAAAGCCTTGTACACGGTTCACTTCCTCGCCTTTGGCAGTCAGCATAATCACAGGTGTAGCTTTGGTCTGACGCAGCCGTGTACACACCTCAATCCCATCCATCCCTGGAAGCATCACATCGAGCAAAATAATGCTGTAATCGCTTGCAGTCGCTTTTTGGAGGGCAATCTCGCCATCCTCAGCTTCGTCAATTGCATATCCTTCTTTTTCCAGATACATCCGCAGAAGGCGTCGAATGCGTTCTTCATCATCTACAATTAATATGCGGTTGCTTTGTTCTGACATATTCCCAGCCCCTTCGCTAAAAAAAGCATTCTCTCTATTTTACTATTTTCCCGTGCTTGGTCAAACTTTACTCTCATCCAACAGTCTCTTTACACCAAAAAGGCCGGGGTTATGACCCCCGTCCTGTCCGTTTCTTTTTCGTGTTGTCTGATTTGGCAAGTTGAATGAGACGGTTGATTTCGTCCTTGGTTAGGGGTCTGGTCAGACCGCGCTTCAAGTTTTGTAGCAAAAGATCTCCGAAGGCTATCCGCTTGAGTCTGATGACTGGGTGTGAAATGGCCTCAAACATCCGTCTTACTTGGCGATTTCTGCCTTCATAAATGGTAATCTGGATCACAGACTCCTTACCATTCGGATCTACATCTTTATATTCTACCTCGGCTGGTGCAGTAATGCCATCTTCCAGCACGATTCCCTTTTTCAGCTTGTCCAGCTCAGTACCATGTGGAACGCCTTTGACTGTTGCCACATATGTCTTGGGCACATGATGCTTGGGATGGGTCAGCAGATTGGCGAACTCGCCATCATTGGTGAGCAACAGCAGTCCTTCGGTGTCGTAATCGAGACGTCCCACCGGATATACGCGTTCCTTAACGCCTTTCAGATAGTCTGACACGATTTTACGGCCTTCCGGATCGGAAGCGCTCGTAATGACCCCTTTAGGTTTGTTCATCATCAAATAGATTTTTTTCTCGGTTTTGATCGGGCGTCCCTTTACCGTAATCATATCTTGATCAGGGTCTGCCTTCGTTCCCAGTTCAGTTACGACAACCCCGTTCACTTCCACGCTACCCGCCTGAATAAGCTCCTCACATTTACGTCTGGAAGCTACACCCGCTTGGGCCAATATTTTCTGCAATCTTTCCATGTTCGCTAATTCACCTCATGCTAATGATACCCATCCATGAGCAAAATCACAACCCCCGTTCAAAAAACGATGCAGAAATTAAAATACAAGCAGGCAAATCGCAATGGCTGCCACAAAACCAACCACATCTGAAAATAGTCCTACCTTCAAAGCATACCGTCCATTGCGGATACCTACCGCACCAAAATATACAGTTAGCACATATAGCGTCGTGTCTGTGCTGCCCTGAATCGTTGAAGCGATCCGACCGATCATGGAATCCGGGCCATAGGTGCGAATTAGATCCGTCGTAAACGCAAGTGAACCAGTGCCCGTCAATGGACGAAGCAAGCCTAAAGGCAATACCTCGCCCGGTACACCCCAGTGTTTAATCCAAGGGGTAACCCAAGAGATCAAATAGTCCAAGGCGCCGGATGCTCGAAAAATGCTAATCGCCACCATCATGCCTACGAGATGAGGAATAATGCTGATGGCGGTAGAAAATCCGTCTTTGGCTCCATCCACAAAAGAATCGTAGACAGGGACCTTTTTAGCATATGCATATAAAGGAATAAAAGCGAGAATAACCGGAATGGCCCAAGTCGATACGAGGTTTATAAAATTAAGCATGCCTCCCTCATCCTTTCCAAGTGGTGTCCCTGCCCTTGGCAGCCGTGATTCCCGTTCGCGGAACGGCAGGTAAAGATGCGGGCAACGTCGTTGAAGAGGCAGCAGATGTTGGTGCTGGTGGGGCGAGTGGCGCCAAGGATGACTGGGACGGCGGAATCGCCGGAGGACGGCGGCGCAATTCTCGACTACGGTACCAACGATCCGCCGCAATTGCAGCAAAGGTGGCTATTGCGGTCGCTACCAGTGTCGTACCGACGATTTCTGCCGGATGTGCGGAATGAAAATTTAGCCGTATCGCGATCAACGTCGTAGGAATAAGCGTAATACTGGCTGTATTCAGGGCGAGAAGCGTACACATGGCTGGTGTGGCGGTTTGCTTATCTGGATTGAGCGTCTGCAGCTCTTGCATCGCCTTGATTCCCATCGGTGTGGCTGCATTCCCCAGGCCCAGCAGATTGGCGCTCATATTGGACAGAATGTAACCCATAGCGGGATGATTACGCGGAACATCAGGGAAGAGAAAGGCAACTAAAGGAGAAAGAAGCTTGGATATTTTCTGTAAGAGCCCGCCATCTTCAGCCAGCCGCATCATGCCCATCCAGAACACCAGCACACTTATCAGTCCAAAGCACACTGTAACCCCCGTAGTTGCCCCGTCAAAAGCCGCTTTCGTCACCACCTCAATATTTCCCTGCGCGGCAGCAAATACAAATCCAATACAAATCAAAGCCACCCATATGAGATGAATCATGGCTGATTCCTCCTTTTCCCAATGATGTGACACGTACAGCTCTATTTCCTGGTTGCCCTATGCTCCAAACAAATTTTTAAGGATTTCGTTCCATCTGCTCGTCCAACCTCGTTGCTGAGTATTGTTCGCAGGTTCCTGTGCAGTTGGAGTCTCCTTCTGTGGCTGTACGGTTTTTTGAGCAGGCAGCTTACTACCTTTTGCATACACAGGAACAGAACCG
The Paenibacillus peoriae DNA segment above includes these coding regions:
- a CDS encoding type II CAAX endopeptidase family protein: MKKLKVKWKRAQIHELNDRLLLYNLYLTQGLTLLIGSIWIFFQKRNLLELFALPNTLHVLWWGLGLAAAMLLVDLLLSRIMPEDAMDDGGINQMLFQNRPVWHIICIAAIVSICEELLFRGAIQYSFGPYWTSILFAVIHIRYLRHWIPTGWVFLSSYGLGYIYVQTGSLWAPIICHFVIDLISGLALRFRRYEE
- the serA gene encoding phosphoglycerate dehydrogenase codes for the protein MFKVLVSDPISDLGIQQLMDADDVTVDKNTGLSEDELVQIIGDYDALLVRSQTRVTERIMTAGKNLKVVGRAGVGVDNIDLEAATQRGIIVINAPDGNTITTCEHTFAMMMALARHIPQAYAKTIGGTWDRKTFLGVELRNKTLGVLGMGRIGSEVAKRAKAFGMSILGYDPFLTEERAEKLGIKLASVDEIIRNADFMTVHTPLTPETKHMIARPQFEVMKKGMRIINCARGGVIDEMALVEAIDEGIVAGAAFDVFESEPPAQDHPFLSHPKIIVTPHLGASTVEAQENVAIDVSEQVLHILRDEPFKNAVNMPPVPSNVMTQLQPYFSLGEKLGSFAAQITNQAVREIQVDYAGDLSSVDTQPLTRYILKGVLSRHLGSDVNIVNSVHLAKTRDIHLVVSQAPATKGFTNLITVTLKTQSGEEQRVSGTLLAGYGERIVRLNQFPVDVAPEAHFLLISHNDKPGIIGRVGTLLGENGVNIASMQVGRKIVGGEAIMILTVDKAVPKDVLIQLVGLPELNTAQEVVLD
- a CDS encoding ATP-binding protein, with translation MNFWRSLVGKLWITIICLVGSVLIFLGLFLLPYINRNFAAYESTEIKHLFTYTCIVGFLLTTFFALFLFTKITQPMQLLIQAANAIREGRYDTRLSLVTSDEIGELAKTFNHMSTELEATIRSLNEEKNHLSSVLRSMSDAVITFDRSGQIILTNPPAQSLLNIWEKLEWQERDLEEFGASVPEPLQSLFHTVMDRGEDVGDYIHVKKGSWSVQMAPLYTDNAIRGAVAVLRDITEEVKLEKMRSDFVANVSHEIRTPLSMMQGYSEALLDGMAGSPEESDELVQVIHDESLRMGRLVKDLLDLARMEAGHTDMHRQEVDVNELIERVHRKFTVRSKEQGLTLDYHEHGQRLLLPEADEDRLEQVLTNLLDNAFRHTPGGKKVTIAADRILGERHELIRIRIKDEGVGIASEDLPYIFDRFYKADKARVRGEDKGTGLGLAIVKNIVEAHGGSVSAASVLGEGTEFTILLPISSKTKLGL
- a CDS encoding response regulator transcription factor, producing the protein MSEQSNRILIVDDEERIRRLLRMYLEKEGYAIDEAEDGEIALQKATASDYSIILLDVMLPGMDGIEVCTRLRQTKATPVIMLTAKGEEVNRVQGFEVGADDYVVKPFSPREVIYRVKAILRRSSETAFLTKEAVPSNSIVFPNLIIEHDAHRVTAGGIEISLTPKEYELLHYLAVSPDKVFSREELLKDVWNYEFFGDLRTVDTHVKRLREKLNKVSPEAAAMITTVWGVGYKLEVPK
- a CDS encoding pseudouridine synthase gives rise to the protein MERLQKILAQAGVASRRKCEELIQAGSVEVNGVVVTELGTKADPDQDMITVKGRPIKTEKKIYLMMNKPKGVITSASDPEGRKIVSDYLKGVKERVYPVGRLDYDTEGLLLLTNDGEFANLLTHPKHHVPKTYVATVKGVPHGTELDKLKKGIVLEDGITAPAEVEYKDVDPNGKESVIQITIYEGRNRQVRRMFEAISHPVIRLKRIAFGDLLLQNLKRGLTRPLTKDEINRLIQLAKSDNTKKKRTGRGS
- a CDS encoding spore maturation protein, whose protein sequence is MLNFINLVSTWAIPVILAFIPLYAYAKKVPVYDSFVDGAKDGFSTAISIIPHLVGMMVAISIFRASGALDYLISWVTPWIKHWGVPGEVLPLGLLRPLTGTGSLAFTTDLIRTYGPDSMIGRIASTIQGSTDTTLYVLTVYFGAVGIRNGRYALKVGLFSDVVGFVAAIAICLLVF
- a CDS encoding nucleoside recognition domain-containing protein, with the protein product MIHLIWVALICIGFVFAAAQGNIEVVTKAAFDGATTGVTVCFGLISVLVFWMGMMRLAEDGGLLQKISKLLSPLVAFLFPDVPRNHPAMGYILSNMSANLLGLGNAATPMGIKAMQELQTLNPDKQTATPAMCTLLALNTASITLIPTTLIAIRLNFHSAHPAEIVGTTLVATAIATFAAIAADRWYRSRELRRRPPAIPPSQSSLAPLAPPAPTSAASSTTLPASLPAVPRTGITAAKGRDTTWKG